The DNA window CAGCTGGATCATCCGCGGTCCCACGAACTCTTCCAGGAATTCCAGACGGCCGTTTCCGATACCATGCTCTCCGGATAACTGTCCACCCAATTCTTTGGACAGTGCATACAGTTCTGTCAGACTGGCGTGGGTTGCTGCCTTCCACTCTTCATCACTCATCTCCGGTCCTCGAAGCATCTCGGTGTGGATGTTTCCGTCTCCACAGTGACCACAGGGCTCTACACGGATGCCATGGGCACTTGCGATCTTTTTCGCTGCCTTTACATACTCTGCGATTCTTGCTCTCGGGACAACCACATCACACTCTTCCTGTGCCACTGAATCCGCTTTCATGCCTTCCAGGATACCCCCGCGCACACTCCATACCGCTCCGGCGCGTTCCGGTGTTCCGGCGATCGCACAGTCCAGAGCTCCGTTTGCCAGTGCTGCCTCTGCAGCAGCTTCCACGGCACTGTCAAGTTCCTGCTTACTCGAAGCATCGTACATTACGATCAGAACCGCCTCACCCTCTTTCACCGGAAACATTTTGTTCAGGTTCCGCTCTACAATGTCTATCAATTCTCGCTCAAGGAATTCTATCGCAGTCGGTACAAACGGCAGTTCCAGTACCTTCGGAACCATGTCCGCACACTCTTCAAGGCTCTTAAACGGCATAACCAGCGTACAGGTGCAGGTCGGTGCCGGAAGCAGTTTTAATGTCACTTCCGTCAGGATACAAAGGGTTCCCTCGGAACCGATGATCAGGTCTTTCACATCATATCCGGTCGTATTTTTCACAACATTGGATGAAAAATTCATGATCGATCCGTCCGGCATAACTGCCTCGATACAGCGGACAAAATCTCTCGTCAGTCCGTAACGGACCGCTTTCATACCACCGGCATTTGTAATGACATTACCGCCGATGGACGCTGTCTTTTCCCCCGGATCCGGCGGGTAGAACAGCCCTCCTGCTGCGGCTGCTGCCTGAATATCAATCAACAGTGCACCCGGCTGGGCGGTGATCGTCTGATTCTTCCGGTCGATCGGAAAAATCTTGTTCATCCGCATGATGGATAACATGATGCCGCCGTATTTGCAGGTAGCACCTCCTGCCAGACCGGTTCCCGCTCCACGGCAGACCACCGGGATATTTTCTTTGTATGCATATGCCATAATGGCTGATACTTCTTCTTTGTTTACAACTTCCACGTACAGATCCGGCTGATATACACCGTACTCCGGCATCTCATCCCGATAATATTCGCTGGCGATCTCCGCTCCCGCCCATACACGGTCAGGCGCGGTGACAGAACGGATATAGTCACAATCCTGGGAAGTCATTTTCTTATAAGGGTATGCCATGACTTAGTCCTCCTTCTGTTTTTTTGCCAATGCTGTCAGTTCCGGGACAACCTGGTATAAATCATCTACGATACAGTAATCTGCCACACCGAAGATCTGTGCCTGTGGATCTGTGTTGATCGCTACGATACATTCCGATCCGTTCATACAGGAGGTGAACTGGATCGCTCCGGACACCCCGCAGGTGATGATCAGTTTCGGCCGCACGGTACGGCCGGACAGACCGATCTGATGCGCCGTATCGCCAAATCCGTTTTCCACCATCGGACGGGTAAAGGCCAGCTGACCGCCAAGGGCTTCTGCCAGTTCCCGGCACATTTCCACATCTTTTTCATTTCGTACGCCACGGCCTGCTACCACCAGCACATCCTCTTCTTCCAGGCTCTTGACTTTATCGATCACCTCAGAAGAAAGGATCTTGATTCTCGATTCTGCCATCTTTTCATTGACCGGACAGACAACCACTTCGCCGTGTGGGTTCGCTACCACTTCAGCTTTATCCATGACTTTATATCTCACTGTCGCAAACTGTGGTCTGGACTTTGTGATTCCGATCTGTGCCATGATATTGCCGCCAAATGCAGGACGGACCTGGATCATATCGGTATTTGGTTTGATATCCAGTGTGGTACAGTCTGCGGTCAGACCGGTATGGAAACGGGTCGAGAGTCTCGGTGCCAGGGAACGTCCCAGTGCGGTTGCTCCGATCAGTACAGAACTCGGTTTATTTGCCGCGATACAGTCTGCCACTGCATCTGCATAGCAGTCTGCCCGAAATCCTTCAAATCCCGGATCTTCATATACATACACATGATCCACACCGTAAGGAAGCAGCTTTTCGGCATTTTCCTTCGTTCCTTTGCCGCCTACGATCACACAGTTGACTTCGTAACCGACTTTTCCTGCCATCTTTCTGGCCTCTCCCACAAGTTCGTAGGTCACCGGATGGATCTCTCCACGCTCCTGCTCCACATAGATCAGGAAGTTTTTCCAGTCCTCTTTGTTAAATGCTTTTGCTTTCTGCTCAAACTGTATGGCTTTCTCCGGACAGTTTCTCACACAGAGACCACACATACGGCAGCTTTCGCTGACTACGATTCCCGCTCCCTCTATGGTCAGCGCACCAAAGGGACATTTTTCCACGCAGATTCCGCAGAGACTGCATTTGTCTGCATCAAATTTCATAAATTCCATATGTATCTGTTCCTCCTATATGATCTTCTTTCCGGTTAAAATAGAAAAAAGTTCCTCTGCTTTTTCTTTCGCACCGCCTTCCAGGTAAACCTGTTTTTCGCCTTCCGGCGGTGCAAACATACGCTCTACAGAGGTAGGAGATCCTACCAGACCATATCGGCTCAGATCCTGATCCGGCATATCCTCAAAACTCAGGATACGGATCGGGCGGTCTGCGGTTGCTTTCTTTAACAGATAGGACGGCAGACGCGGTACACAGGTATCTTTGTCGATCGTCAGAAGACACGGATATGGGATCTCGGAGATCTGGGATACACTGACGAGATCCTGTCTCACCTGAATGGCTTTCTCATTCACATCCACAATCTCTGCCACCCATGCGGCATGCGGAATCGTCAGATGTTCTGCGATCGCCGGTCCTACCTGGGCGGTATCGCCATCGGTTGTCTGCCTTCCGCAGATGATCAGATCCGCGCCGCCGATCACCTGAATCCCCTGCGCCAGCGCGTAAGAGGTGGCAAGCACATCGGCTCCCGCGAATTTTCTGTCGGAGAGGATGACCGCATTGTCGGCTCCCATCGTATAGGCATCGCGCATCATTTCCTCTGCCTGCGGCGGTCCCATCGTCAGTACCGTTACGGTTCCTCCCACTTTTTCACGGATCTGAAGGGCTGTCTCCAACGCGAACAGATCGTAAGGATTGGTCCTGGTCTCCCCGGACATTCTCTTCATGGCACCGGTTTCCGGATCAATATCCACCTTGGAACTCGCCGGTACCTGTTTCATACATACTACGATTTTCATACTTTCTACTTCTTTCTTCACTTTCTCGCTTCAACGCTTTAAACGGTTGTATTATTATAACATCATCTGATTAAATTGTCGAGGTTTTCAGGACAATTTGCGCAGATAGATTATTCTATCTACTTTTTTCGTTCGTAAAACATGAGCTAAAGCCTGTTGCCCGCGCAAATTCAAAAAGTTCCCAGACAGACCATCTCTTTATGAGATTCTTATTCTGTCCGAGAACTTTTACTCTTAAATATTATGTAAACTTATATTTGATGTTTCTATATCCCTTTGTTTTTCGTACTCCGCTTCCGTCTGCTTCCCGCACCGGATCTTCCGGAACACACCTGCAAATTGACGCTCCTGTTTTATTTTTCCTGAAAGAATTCAATTTCTTCTCCTGTCGGTCCGTTGCAGAAAGCCACACGAACCGGAAATTCCGGTTGGGACGGAATCACGATGTCTTTTGGCTCTACGGTGATCGGATATCCTGCTTCACGGACTGCTTTCACACATCCGTCCACATCATCCGTCTTCAGTGCAAAATGCCGGATGCTTCCCTGAGGCAGCTGTCCTTCAGCATCGGTAAAGACTTCCACCAGGCCTGCACCCGTATCAAACATAAAGCCTTCAAGTTCCGGTTCTCCCCAAGAACGAATCACAGGCATACCCAGAACCCCCTGATAAAATTCTTTTACTTTTTCGATCTCCGATTTTTCGCATCGGATACATACATGATGAATTCCCTGTACCAACATATTATTTTTCTCCTTTCTTACGGGCCCGTCTTTTTCTTTTGATTTCTTCTTTTTTGGTCCGTATCTCCATGGCTTCCTCTTCCGTGGTATATTTCATGGTCTTTACCGCAAAGACTCTGCCCTGCTCCGTCTTCTTCATCCGGATCTTGCCCTTCATCCAGCCATGTACCGGACAGTACGCCAAGCAGTAATAATTCTTCTGCCCTGCCGCAAACCACCGGATCTTTTTGCGGATATTTTTTCTGCACAGATGACAGCGGCTGCTGGTGATCTCCTTATCCGCCATGGCTTCTTCTTTGGAGTCAAATTCCCGGGAAATAAATTTTTCATACCCCGGATAAAAGACTTTGATCTCTTCTTCCTTCCGTTTCGGATTCTGATAACAGTCAATAGAATAAAACGTGTCCACGATCTCGCTTCGGAGCCGCATCAAAACCTTTGCCGTATACCAGGAATCCGCCAGTGCCCGATGAAATTCCTGCTGTTTTTCAATCTCCAGTACATCCACGGCATATTCCAGAGACCTTCTGCTGTCTCCGTCCTCCCGGTCGATACTGAATAATTTTTGCACATCCAGATAACGGATCGGTCCTTTTAAAAGCTGCAGGATGCCGTAGTATTTCATGTTTCGCTGCAGTTCCAGCAGATCGGAATTGCCCCAGCTGCAAAAAAGGGCATCCTCACCGCACCATTTCAAGAATTCTTTGACAGCACGGTAAAAAGGAATCCCTTCCCGTTCCAACAGTTTCATATCCATCTGGATGATCTCTCTGGTACGGTGATGAAGTTTCTTATATACCCGCGGCTGTATCAGTACCTGATACTGGTCTATGATCTGTCGCTCACTGTTCAGTTTTACTGCTCCGATCTCAATAATCTCAAAGGGAATTCTTTCATTTTCCTGGCCTTTTCCGTAAGGACACTGATTCCACTCCAGATCAAAGACAATATAATTCATAAGTGTCGTTCCTTCCTTTTTCCTCTATCTGCAAGTATAATGTATTCTTTCTGTATGGTCAACCTGTTGTTACAGGATGTTGCGGTCACTCCATTCACAGCAGCTACAGAATTTCTCTGACCCTGCACACAGAATTTTCATTTGATTTTTCTCCTTTTTTTTGCCATACTGAGTTCAGAAAAATATATGTTATCCATAATCGGAGGTGTATGTTTTATGCGATTACTGATAGCAGAAGATGAAAAATCCCTGTCCCGGGCTCTGGCTGCCAGATATTCAGGAGCAGACAAAACACCTGACTTCCCTGACCAATAACCTGATCACACTCTCCCGGATGGAAGAGGAACGCACCCGGCTGCAAATGATCGATTTCCCATTCTCGGATGTGGTAGAAGAAACGGTACAGTCTTTTCAGGCACTTGCCCGCACACAGAACAAGACTTTTGAAACTTCGATCCAGCCGATGATCTCCCTGTACGGAGACGAAAAATCACTCATACAGCTGGTATCGATCCTGTTAGATAACGCGATGAAATACTCCACTCCGGAAGGCGAGATTTTCCTTCGTCTTGAAAAAGCAGGAAACAACGTGAAACTTTCTGTATACAACACCGCCGACTCCATCGACCGTGAACAGCTGCCACACCTGTTCGACCGTTTTTACCGGACAGATAAGTCAAGAAGCTCCCGGACCGGCGGCTACGGTCTCGGACTCTCCATTGCCGCTGCCGTGGTCAATGCCCATAAAGGAAAAATCACAGCAACCACGCAGGATGAACACTCTCTGCTGATCACTGTGATGCTTCCGCTGAAAACGCAGGGACGCTAGAGCGTGTCTGAAAAATCATTTCCGCAATCTGCAAGCCCCACTTTGCGGTATATTTTACCCTCGTTCGGTTGCCGTAGCCCGCTACGCCGCCCTTATTCGGATAAAATCTCCCACAAACCGGGACTCGCAGCTCACGAAAAGCCTTTTTCAGACACGCTCTAGTTCCTCTAAGAACCGCTCCCCATATTTCTCATACTTCGCCTCGCCCACACCGGACACTTCCAGCATGGAAGCCCGGTCGGTGGGTTTTTTCACGCATATATCAATCAACGTTTTATCACTGAATACGATATACGGCGGCACTTTCTGTTCTCCGGCGATCGTGAGGCGAAGCTGACGCAGCCGCTCAAATAGCTGCCAGGAGGCAGCATCCAGATCTT is part of the Blautia faecicola genome and encodes:
- a CDS encoding VOC family protein; translated protein: MLVQGIHHVCIRCEKSEIEKVKEFYQGVLGMPVIRSWGEPELEGFMFDTGAGLVEVFTDAEGQLPQGSIRHFALKTDDVDGCVKAVREAGYPITVEPKDIVIPSQPEFPVRVAFCNGPTGEEIEFFQEK
- a CDS encoding sensor histidine kinase, with the translated sequence MKNPCPGLWLPDIQEQTKHLTSLTNNLITLSRMEEERTRLQMIDFPFSDVVEETVQSFQALARTQNKTFETSIQPMISLYGDEKSLIQLVSILLDNAMKYSTPEGEIFLRLEKAGNNVKLSVYNTADSIDREQLPHLFDRFYRTDKSRSSRTGGYGLGLSIAAAVVNAHKGKITATTQDEHSLLITVMLPLKTQGR
- a CDS encoding FAD-binding oxidoreductase, which encodes MAYPYKKMTSQDCDYIRSVTAPDRVWAGAEIASEYYRDEMPEYGVYQPDLYVEVVNKEEVSAIMAYAYKENIPVVCRGAGTGLAGGATCKYGGIMLSIMRMNKIFPIDRKNQTITAQPGALLIDIQAAAAAGGLFYPPDPGEKTASIGGNVITNAGGMKAVRYGLTRDFVRCIEAVMPDGSIMNFSSNVVKNTTGYDVKDLIIGSEGTLCILTEVTLKLLPAPTCTCTLVMPFKSLEECADMVPKVLELPFVPTAIEFLERELIDIVERNLNKMFPVKEGEAVLIVMYDASSKQELDSAVEAAAEAALANGALDCAIAGTPERAGAVWSVRGGILEGMKADSVAQEECDVVVPRARIAEYVKAAKKIASAHGIRVEPCGHCGDGNIHTEMLRGPEMSDEEWKAATHASLTELYALSKELGGQLSGEHGIGNGRLEFLEEFVGPRMIQLYKSIKLAFDDKLILNPGKVIEFNK
- a CDS encoding DUF6783 domain-containing protein, whose amino-acid sequence is MRVPVCGRFYPNKGGVAGYGNRTRVKYTAKWGLQIAEMIFQTRSSVPAFSAEASQ
- a CDS encoding DUF6783 domain-containing protein, which gives rise to MFYPRSVAVARYAALIRIKSPTNRDSQLTKSLFQTRSSSSKNRSPYFSYFASPTPDTSSMEARSVGFFTHISINVLSLNTIYGGTFCSPAIVRRS
- a CDS encoding electron transfer flavoprotein subunit beta/FixA family protein, with product MKIVVCMKQVPASSKVDIDPETGAMKRMSGETRTNPYDLFALETALQIREKVGGTVTVLTMGPPQAEEMMRDAYTMGADNAVILSDRKFAGADVLATSYALAQGIQVIGGADLIICGRQTTDGDTAQVGPAIAEHLTIPHAAWVAEIVDVNEKAIQVRQDLVSVSQISEIPYPCLLTIDKDTCVPRLPSYLLKKATADRPIRILSFEDMPDQDLSRYGLVGSPTSVERMFAPPEGEKQVYLEGGAKEKAEELFSILTGKKII
- a CDS encoding 3'-5' exonuclease, which translates into the protein MNYIVFDLEWNQCPYGKGQENERIPFEIIEIGAVKLNSERQIIDQYQVLIQPRVYKKLHHRTREIIQMDMKLLEREGIPFYRAVKEFLKWCGEDALFCSWGNSDLLELQRNMKYYGILQLLKGPIRYLDVQKLFSIDREDGDSRRSLEYAVDVLEIEKQQEFHRALADSWYTAKVLMRLRSEIVDTFYSIDCYQNPKRKEEEIKVFYPGYEKFISREFDSKEEAMADKEITSSRCHLCRKNIRKKIRWFAAGQKNYYCLAYCPVHGWMKGKIRMKKTEQGRVFAVKTMKYTTEEEAMEIRTKKEEIKRKRRARKKGEK
- a CDS encoding FAD-binding protein; its protein translation is MEFMKFDADKCSLCGICVEKCPFGALTIEGAGIVVSESCRMCGLCVRNCPEKAIQFEQKAKAFNKEDWKNFLIYVEQERGEIHPVTYELVGEARKMAGKVGYEVNCVIVGGKGTKENAEKLLPYGVDHVYVYEDPGFEGFRADCYADAVADCIAANKPSSVLIGATALGRSLAPRLSTRFHTGLTADCTTLDIKPNTDMIQVRPAFGGNIMAQIGITKSRPQFATVRYKVMDKAEVVANPHGEVVVCPVNEKMAESRIKILSSEVIDKVKSLEEEDVLVVAGRGVRNEKDVEMCRELAEALGGQLAFTRPMVENGFGDTAHQIGLSGRTVRPKLIITCGVSGAIQFTSCMNGSECIVAINTDPQAQIFGVADYCIVDDLYQVVPELTALAKKQKED